The following are encoded together in the Blastocatellia bacterium genome:
- a CDS encoding glycosyltransferase family 2 protein, which produces MTLLQDVSIVIPNWNGEKLLAEFLPSILQAAKYYKQNYSARVEIIIVDDGSTDNSVNWLKKNYSTEIKLVEQKVNSGFSQTANKGFQTAQYPIIFLLNNDIRVEETAIAPLAKHFNDKNLFGVCSKAYRLESDLFDGAGKLGKFHRGHWHIFVNYDIFPTKLPKESPQFYSFIASGGYSAFDRAKLLQLGGFCSLLNPFYWEDAELCYRAWKRGWKIHYEPNSVVYHRSSATIGKKVPAKQVQIISERNRLLMHWINLHDSVWFASHCFWVLLKLFQALIKLDLAYWQSVLAAFRLLPKALKLRKQELLETKTSDREIVSIFSKLSENSWLMVIHNPTDYYNYIKVKQELEQKNQLNSLEQI; this is translated from the coding sequence ATGACTCTTCTCCAAGATGTTAGCATTGTTATTCCTAATTGGAATGGAGAAAAATTATTAGCTGAATTTCTTCCTTCCATTTTACAAGCAGCTAAATATTATAAGCAAAATTATAGTGCTAGAGTAGAAATCATTATTGTTGATGACGGTAGCACAGATAATAGTGTCAATTGGCTAAAGAAAAATTACTCTACAGAAATAAAACTCGTTGAACAAAAAGTTAATTCTGGTTTTTCTCAAACAGCTAACAAAGGCTTTCAAACCGCCCAATATCCAATAATTTTTTTACTTAATAATGATATTAGAGTAGAAGAAACGGCTATTGCTCCGCTAGCAAAGCATTTTAATGATAAAAACTTGTTTGGAGTTTGTTCTAAGGCTTATCGTTTAGAAAGCGATCTATTTGACGGAGCAGGAAAACTAGGCAAATTTCATCGAGGACATTGGCATATTTTTGTTAACTATGACATTTTTCCTACAAAGCTTCCTAAAGAATCACCTCAATTTTATTCATTTATTGCTAGTGGTGGTTATAGCGCGTTTGACCGAGCTAAGTTGTTGCAATTAGGGGGATTTTGTTCTCTACTAAATCCTTTTTATTGGGAAGATGCAGAACTTTGTTATAGAGCGTGGAAACGTGGCTGGAAAATCCATTATGAGCCAAACAGCGTTGTTTATCATAGAAGTAGCGCGACCATAGGAAAAAAAGTTCCTGCTAAACAAGTGCAAATAATTTCAGAGCGCAATAGATTGCTAATGCACTGGATAAATTTACATGATAGCGTTTGGTTTGCTAGCCATTGTTTTTGGGTTCTATTAAAGTTATTTCAAGCTTTAATAAAGCTAGATTTAGCCTATTGGCAGAGTGTTTTAGCTGCTTTTAGGCTTTTACCAAAAGCTCTAAAACTACGTAAACAAGAGCTACTAGAAACAAAAACTAGTGATCGAGAAATTGTTAGTATTTTTTCTAAGCTGTCAGAAAATTCTTGGCTAATGGTTATTCATAATCCAACAGATTACTATAACTATATTAAGGTAAAACAAGAGTTAGAACAAAAAAACCAATTAAATAGTCTGGAGCAAATATGA
- a CDS encoding class I SAM-dependent methyltransferase, translating to MTSLTQQNAKKTLDVGCGRKKVAGAIGLDRFLVEGVDIVHDLEVFPYPFENNSFDEIYASHIIEHLESVSRFMDELHRISKPGAKLYIKTPHYSYSNSWRDPTHRWHFSVYSFEYFTQGHAADYYASAAKFNIISVKVTMLNLWRLLGIEFLVNSVNINPSLRIFRKFWEEYLSFIMRGREIQAILETVK from the coding sequence ATGACATCCCTTACTCAACAAAATGCAAAAAAAACTTTAGATGTTGGCTGTGGCCGCAAAAAAGTTGCTGGCGCAATTGGACTTGATCGTTTTCTGGTTGAAGGTGTAGATATAGTTCATGATTTAGAAGTTTTTCCCTATCCTTTTGAGAATAATAGCTTTGATGAAATTTATGCTAGTCATATTATTGAGCATCTAGAGTCTGTTAGCCGTTTTATGGATGAGCTTCATAGAATTTCTAAACCAGGTGCAAAGCTTTATATCAAAACACCTCATTATTCATATTCCAATTCTTGGCGAGATCCAACGCATCGTTGGCATTTTAGCGTTTATAGCTTTGAGTATTTTACTCAGGGCCACGCGGCTGATTATTATGCAAGTGCAGCTAAGTTTAATATTATTTCCGTAAAAGTTACTATGCTAAATTTGTGGAGACTTCTAGGAATAGAGTTTCTAGTTAATTCTGTAAATATAAATCCAAGCCTAAGAATATTTCGCAAATTTTGGGAAGAATATTTGTCTTTTATTATGCGTGGGCGAGAGATCCAAGCTATTTTGGAGACAGTTAAATGA
- a CDS encoding Uma2 family endonuclease: MSINPIKYYSLKEYFEIEKASEFRHEYVYGEIFAMSGASEKHNSIAGNIYSEIQQHFKRNSILTCKAYISEMRTKINNQLYRYPDVVVGCNVRLEVIEGLETLTNPVLIVEVLSRSTAKFDREAKFREYQQIDSLQYYLLVNQNSPQTALFTKQDDNWVSNNYTSLDNLIELPLINCQLLMSDIYWNIEFNN, translated from the coding sequence ATGTCTATTAATCCAATAAAGTATTATTCATTAAAAGAATATTTTGAAATTGAAAAGGCTTCTGAATTTAGACATGAGTATGTTTATGGTGAGATTTTTGCTATGTCTGGGGCAAGTGAAAAACATAACTCTATTGCTGGTAATATTTACTCAGAAATTCAACAACATTTTAAGAGAAACTCTATATTAACTTGCAAAGCTTATATTTCCGAAATGCGAACCAAAATCAATAATCAACTTTATCGTTATCCTGATGTTGTGGTTGGTTGTAATGTTAGATTAGAAGTTATAGAAGGTTTAGAAACTTTAACAAACCCTGTTTTAATTGTAGAAGTCCTATCACGATCAACAGCTAAATTTGACCGAGAAGCTAAATTTAGAGAATATCAACAAATAGACTCTTTACAGTATTATTTATTAGTCAATCAAAATTCACCCCAAACAGCATTATTTACTAAACAAGATGATAATTGGGTTAGTAACAATTACACATCTTTAGATAATTTAATTGAACTTCCTTTAATTAATTGTCAATTGTTAATGAGTGATATTTACTGGAATATAGAGTTTAATAATTAA
- a CDS encoding RNA 2'-phosphotransferase translates to MDEKQLTRISKFLSKYLRHEPATLGLTLEVGGWVLVEDLLKACAKHNFPITKVQLDEVVEKNSKKRFSFDESGKKIRANQGHSVEVDLQLAPQMPPSVLYHGTAEKNLASVMSVGIEKRARHHVHLSKDTATAKTVGSRHGKPVVLAIDAESMQKAGFIFYCSDNGVWLTDCVPVEFIKQI, encoded by the coding sequence ATGGATGAAAAACAATTAACTAGAATTAGTAAATTTTTAAGTAAGTATTTACGCCATGAACCTGCTACTTTAGGCTTAACTCTAGAAGTTGGTGGTTGGGTGCTTGTTGAAGACCTGTTAAAAGCGTGTGCTAAACATAATTTTCCAATTACCAAAGTACAACTTGATGAGGTTGTAGAAAAAAATAGCAAAAAACGCTTTTCTTTTGATGAAAGTGGGAAAAAAATTCGAGCCAACCAAGGCCATAGTGTTGAAGTAGACCTGCAATTAGCTCCTCAAATGCCCCCATCAGTTCTTTATCATGGTACAGCAGAAAAAAATTTAGCTTCTGTAATGAGTGTAGGAATAGAAAAACGCGCTCGTCATCATGTTCATTTATCAAAAGATACTGCTACAGCTAAAACGGTAGGTTCTCGTCATGGCAAGCCTGTTGTTTTAGCTATTGACGCAGAAAGTATGCAAAAGGCAGGTTTTATCTTTTATTGTTCAGATAATGGAGTTTGGTTAACAGATTGTGTTCCTGTAGAATTTATTAAACAGATTTAA
- a CDS encoding glutamyl-tRNA reductase: MRVLGQVKTAYSKAQEVGTVGRVLNQLLTRAFTVAKRIRTETEIGNAATSVSSVAIELTKKIFDRLDNKRVLLVGAGEMTELAARYLVNEGVSQFLICNRTPERATELCEKFGGEVIEFSQLKFQLPRADIVICSTGASEYIISQADCKKALEIRRYRPIFFIDLSVPRNIDPNVGQLESSFLFDIDDLENVVSENLRQRQKEAAKAESIVETEVEAFFEKLDIIEIGPTVAALKEHLTEIALSEFERTRPKLGNLTPQQEEAIKQHLLGSLVNKFMHPLITTLKEGTRNNRESCNIVELYHEAYNLKGRVEGFENRRLGVKDRRNNDTDY, from the coding sequence ATCCGGGTTCTAGGCCAAGTAAAAACAGCTTATTCTAAAGCTCAAGAAGTCGGCACTGTTGGACGAGTATTAAATCAATTACTAACACGTGCATTTACTGTGGCTAAACGAATTAGAACAGAAACAGAAATCGGTAATGCTGCTACTTCAGTTAGTTCTGTAGCAATAGAACTAACAAAAAAGATTTTTGACCGATTAGATAATAAGCGTGTTCTGTTAGTTGGGGCAGGCGAAATGACCGAGCTTGCTGCACGCTATTTGGTTAATGAAGGCGTATCACAATTTTTAATCTGCAACCGAACTCCTGAACGTGCCACAGAACTTTGTGAAAAATTTGGTGGCGAAGTTATAGAGTTTTCTCAACTAAAATTCCAATTACCTCGTGCAGATATTGTAATTTGTTCTACAGGAGCATCTGAATACATAATCTCACAAGCCGATTGTAAAAAGGCGTTAGAGATCCGACGTTATCGACCAATCTTTTTTATTGATTTATCAGTCCCTCGTAATATTGACCCTAATGTAGGGCAACTAGAAAGTTCTTTTCTGTTTGACATTGATGATTTAGAAAATGTTGTTAGTGAAAACTTACGTCAAAGACAAAAAGAAGCGGCCAAGGCTGAAAGCATTGTAGAAACTGAAGTAGAAGCCTTTTTTGAAAAGTTGGATATAATAGAAATTGGCCCAACCGTTGCAGCCTTAAAAGAACATTTAACAGAAATTGCCCTATCGGAATTTGAGCGAACCCGTCCTAAACTTGGAAATTTAACCCCACAACAAGAAGAAGCTATTAAGCAACATCTTTTAGGCTCATTAGTTAATAAATTTATGCACCCCTTGATTACTACCCTAAAAGAAGGAACTCGCAATAATAGAGAAAGTTGTAATATTGTAGAACTCTACCATGAAGCTTATAACTTAAAGGGACGGGTAGAAGGATTTGAAAACCGCCGTTTAGGTGTAAAAGATCGCCGCAACAATGACACAGATTATTAA
- the ccsA gene encoding cytochrome c biogenesis protein CcsA produces the protein MTVAQLLYNLNYCFFLGWTLVAYYIIAFIWNRNQVVINYVFPLAFLTTFIGIILPLPDVSPLGLRVGGTVLFPIHVSMVVFAYAAFFITFVTGLIYIFQERQLKLKRFGSILGRFPALDTCDSISYKSMSLGFILLTLGIVTGIVWSGQRYGVYWHSDPIEIITMLTWINYMFMLHYRVTAGWRGRRAAIVSIVGFTFILFSLAGLKFLGRVHVFGL, from the coding sequence TTGACCGTTGCCCAATTGCTTTACAACCTGAACTACTGCTTTTTTTTAGGTTGGACTTTAGTAGCTTATTATATAATTGCTTTTATTTGGAATCGCAACCAAGTAGTTATTAACTATGTTTTTCCGCTTGCTTTTTTAACAACATTTATTGGAATAATTTTACCACTTCCTGATGTTTCTCCATTAGGCTTAAGAGTTGGTGGAACAGTGCTTTTTCCTATTCACGTTAGTATGGTAGTGTTTGCTTATGCTGCCTTTTTTATTACATTTGTTACAGGATTAATTTATATTTTTCAAGAGCGTCAACTAAAATTAAAACGCTTTGGCTCAATTTTAGGACGTTTTCCAGCCCTAGATACTTGTGATAGCATTAGCTACAAATCTATGAGTTTAGGCTTTATTTTGCTAACTCTTGGCATTGTTACTGGAATAGTTTGGTCAGGTCAGCGTTATGGCGTTTATTGGCATAGCGATCCAATAGAGATTATTACTATGCTAACTTGGATTAATTATATGTTTATGCTGCATTATCGTGTAACAGCCGGATGGCGTGGACGACGTGCTGCAATTGTTTCAATTGTTGGTTTTACTTTTATTTTGTTTAGTTTAGCCGGGTTAAAGTTTTTAGGACGAGTACATGTTTTTGGTTTATGA
- a CDS encoding HU family DNA-binding protein, which yields MMTKKELIQQVASKTGFNQTLVSQALESMLKACKEALVAGESITLHDFGSFSVSKTLLKQRSSINSSESKKVLPRSLVRFRPSKKLAKIVSTSKPAEVIVSTSKPAEVIVFTSKPTEVIVNQTNNGGEMSEQPTNDSQNPTTAEPDFFGLDVGTSRIVLANGTFNNVKTHTQLNAFVTVPYSKFTENILRQNKITYQMNGKEILIFGNESEKFANSFNVEARRPMCNGLLNPSEVNGWQIIQSIIEILVKKTKKSDVLCFSVPGAPRGGEANLVYHEGMLKNFLESLGYKAKSVNEGLSVVFAEMEKDNFTGIGISCGGGMCNVCFAFMSVPVFSFSISKAGDYIDKSVAAVTSEVPTRIRVIKEDSLDLSRAPKDKYESAMHIYYEEMILTLVETLRTEISETRNLPRLDRSIPIVLSGGTARPKGFLEKFEKVFKQTDFPIKVSEVRLATDPLTATARGCYIAAAYES from the coding sequence ATGATGACCAAAAAAGAACTAATCCAACAAGTAGCCAGTAAAACAGGTTTTAATCAAACCTTAGTAAGCCAAGCTTTAGAATCCATGTTAAAAGCTTGTAAAGAAGCTTTAGTGGCAGGTGAGTCTATTACGCTACATGATTTTGGTAGTTTTTCAGTGTCAAAAACCTTATTAAAACAAAGGTCATCTATCAACTCATCAGAAAGTAAAAAAGTCTTACCTCGTTCTTTGGTTCGGTTTCGCCCAAGTAAAAAATTAGCTAAAATTGTTTCTACTAGTAAACCAGCAGAGGTAATTGTTTCTACTAGTAAACCAGCAGAAGTAATTGTTTTTACTAGTAAACCAACAGAGGTAATAGTAAATCAAACTAACAATGGAGGAGAAATGAGCGAGCAGCCTACAAATGATAGTCAAAATCCTACTACAGCAGAACCAGATTTTTTTGGGTTGGATGTTGGAACCAGCCGAATTGTATTAGCTAATGGTACTTTTAATAATGTTAAAACACATACCCAGTTAAATGCTTTTGTTACTGTTCCTTATTCTAAATTTACCGAAAATATTTTGCGTCAAAATAAAATTACTTACCAAATGAACGGTAAGGAAATACTTATTTTTGGTAATGAGTCAGAAAAATTTGCTAATTCTTTTAATGTTGAAGCACGCCGTCCTATGTGCAACGGTCTGCTTAATCCATCTGAAGTAAATGGATGGCAGATTATCCAATCTATCATTGAGATTTTAGTAAAGAAAACCAAAAAGTCAGATGTTTTATGTTTTTCTGTGCCGGGCGCACCTCGTGGTGGAGAAGCTAATCTAGTCTATCATGAAGGAATGCTAAAGAACTTTCTAGAAAGTTTAGGCTATAAAGCTAAAAGTGTTAATGAAGGCTTATCAGTAGTATTTGCTGAAATGGAAAAAGATAATTTTACAGGTATTGGCATTAGTTGTGGTGGTGGAATGTGTAATGTTTGCTTTGCTTTTATGTCTGTGCCAGTATTTTCTTTTAGTATTTCTAAAGCTGGTGATTATATTGATAAATCCGTTGCTGCTGTTACAAGTGAAGTTCCAACACGTATTCGTGTAATCAAAGAAGATAGTTTAGATCTTTCCCGCGCACCTAAAGACAAATATGAAAGTGCAATGCACATCTACTATGAAGAAATGATATTGACTCTAGTAGAAACTTTACGTACAGAAATTTCTGAAACTCGTAATTTACCTAGGCTAGATCGTTCTATTCCAATTGTACTTTCAGGCGGAACAGCACGGCCAAAAGGCTTCTTAGAAAAATTTGAGAAAGTCTTTAAGCAAACTGATTTTCCAATTAAAGTCTCTGAAGTTAGACTAGCTACCGATCCATTAACTGCTACAGCTAGAGGTTGCTATATTGCAGCAGCTTATGAAAGCTAG
- a CDS encoding VWA domain-containing protein, whose protein sequence is MRQVIFCLFIFLLLVLANTTQVSVAQSGRNSGNSTERSASLNVIIRSKTSESPNLTKDNLALFDGGIEQEIEYFRYDSTGARIIILADNSQSLRADPAVLQLITERIIKELRPEDRLMVIGYSEQAEVLADFTNNTKALNNASTKFTRSGLPKLYDALVASVADGFSKQLGANKRAIILISDGYDKDSKIKYQDALATLLNENILIYAFQAPDRSYGAIRPKDTGPKPVDAITNLAESTGGLLFKIGQLESFESDLKTLMSELKEGWFTLSYTPKGINLINSRRLLLTTPNDKLVVRTKKLHPPQVF, encoded by the coding sequence ATGAGACAAGTTATCTTTTGCTTATTTATTTTTTTACTTCTAGTTTTAGCTAATACTACTCAAGTTAGTGTGGCTCAATCTGGCCGCAACTCAGGTAACAGTACAGAGCGATCTGCTTCGCTTAATGTTATTATCCGTAGCAAAACTTCTGAATCTCCAAATTTAACCAAAGATAATTTAGCCCTTTTTGATGGTGGAATAGAACAAGAAATAGAATATTTTCGCTATGACTCAACTGGAGCTAGAATAATTATTCTAGCTGATAATAGCCAAAGCCTACGTGCAGACCCTGCGGTACTTCAACTTATTACAGAAAGAATTATTAAAGAATTACGCCCTGAAGATCGACTAATGGTAATAGGTTACTCAGAACAAGCAGAAGTTTTAGCTGACTTTACTAATAACACAAAAGCTTTAAATAATGCTTCTACTAAATTTACTCGTAGCGGACTTCCAAAACTCTATGATGCTTTAGTAGCAAGTGTTGCAGATGGTTTTAGCAAACAACTTGGGGCAAATAAACGTGCAATTATTCTTATCTCTGATGGATATGATAAAGATAGTAAAATAAAATATCAGGACGCATTAGCAACTTTACTAAATGAAAATATTTTAATCTATGCTTTTCAAGCTCCTGATCGCAGCTATGGAGCAATTCGCCCAAAAGATACTGGGCCAAAACCAGTAGATGCTATTACTAACTTAGCAGAATCAACTGGTGGTTTGCTTTTTAAGATTGGTCAGCTAGAAAGCTTTGAATCAGACCTTAAAACTTTAATGTCTGAACTAAAAGAAGGTTGGTTTACTCTATCCTACACCCCTAAAGGAATTAACTTAATTAATAGTCGTCGTTTGCTGCTAACTACACCTAATGATAAATTGGTAGTAAGAACTAAAAAGCTCCATCCTCCACAAGTATTTTAA